AATGGCCAGTTTGTTCAGCTTCTTGTTGAACTCGTGCGACGTCTCCCTCTTGCTTTGATATGTGGCTCGGGTTTCCATAGAGAATCACTCAGCCTCCGTCGAAGCATGTCCATTGTCCATCACTCCTTTGACCAGAAGCCACAATGTCAGCGAGACCTCGGCGATGAAGCCCGCCGCCAGACCGGGGTAGGATATGACATCGTATCCAGGGAGTAGGAAGAACTGCAGGAACCATATCAGGACACCAATGAAGTCGATGATCAGCAGGATTCCCAACAACCGGGGAAGGAAGCCCGATCGGTAGACCAGATAACCGAGGGGGAGCAACCAGGCACCGAAGAAGAGCTGGGCTATCTCGAATCCGTTATTGTATAGATCGATATGCAATAGGGCTTGGGCCTGCAGTTGACTAGCTGGAAAAACTGTCAGGTAATCGGCTCCGCTCAACAGCGATAGGGCGGCAGACAGATTGAGCACGCTCATGCATTCGATCGCGACCCCGCACAGGTTCAGCAGCAGGAAAAGCAAAGCAAGATCCTTGTTGACCGACCTCAACAAAACGTAAAGGGCCCACGCCGCCAGAACGAAGAACAATGCCGAGACCAGCTCGGTGACGAAACTGATGCGGAACAGAAGCTCGTTTGCCGTGATTTTCTGGGCTGTAGCGGCAGCATCCCCGAACACGATCAGTTGGGAACGGATAGATGTGGCCAAAGGCAATAATATGATGAAGATCAGATAGAATGACCCCGCCATTCTTGCGGTCCGATTCATCGATTTCATTGGTCACTCTCCCCCCTGGTTTGATTCTGGTGATTATTACCGCAATCGGCCAGCATATTGCCACTGTCGCCTTCCGGTTGCTGCGAGGCCTCCACGTTCGTTCGCGGACAT
This genomic window from Methanomassiliicoccales archaeon contains:
- a CDS encoding DUF4386 domain-containing protein, encoding MKSMNRTARMAGSFYLIFIILLPLATSIRSQLIVFGDAAATAQKITANELLFRISFVTELVSALFFVLAAWALYVLLRSVNKDLALLFLLLNLCGVAIECMSVLNLSAALSLLSGADYLTVFPASQLQAQALLHIDLYNNGFEIAQLFFGAWLLPLGYLVYRSGFLPRLLGILLIIDFIGVLIWFLQFFLLPGYDVISYPGLAAGFIAEVSLTLWLLVKGVMDNGHASTEAE